Proteins from a genomic interval of Gemmatimonadota bacterium:
- a CDS encoding NAD(P)-dependent oxidoreductase encodes MARKRVLITGAAGRIGVVLTDGLYERYQLRVLYNRTVLDQKYDEEVMVGNITDLEKMEEAVDGMDAVVHMAGNPSGGATFEETVEANIIGTYNIYEACKRKGVKRVIFASTNHVTGMYEKKGPIYTTWEMPVRPDSYYGASKAYGEALGRYYVDEYGLSVICHRIGSFQPVSSVQNRGSDRILSSWLSYKDTVQLTWRSIEAPEKIDFAIYYGISGNTRAYWDIQNAREEIGYDPVDNAEDYV; translated from the coding sequence GTGGCGCGAAAGAGGGTGTTGATCACAGGTGCAGCAGGGCGTATTGGCGTGGTTCTCACAGATGGTTTGTACGAGCGGTATCAACTGAGAGTGCTTTACAATCGCACAGTTTTAGATCAGAAGTACGACGAGGAAGTGATGGTGGGAAATATCACGGATCTGGAGAAGATGGAAGAGGCTGTGGATGGCATGGATGCGGTGGTTCACATGGCGGGCAATCCTTCGGGTGGGGCGACGTTTGAAGAAACAGTGGAGGCAAATATTATCGGTACCTACAATATTTACGAGGCGTGCAAGCGCAAGGGGGTGAAGCGGGTCATTTTTGCCAGTACAAATCACGTTACTGGCATGTACGAGAAGAAGGGGCCGATTTATACGACCTGGGAAATGCCCGTGCGTCCCGATAGTTATTACGGCGCGAGCAAAGCGTATGGCGAAGCGTTGGGAAGATATTACGTTGATGAATATGGTCTATCTGTGATTTGCCATCGCATTGGGTCTTTTCAGCCCGTTTCTTCTGTTCAGAATCGAGGTAGTGACCGCATTTTATCGAGCTGGCTGAGTTATAAAGATACGGTGCAACTGACCTGGCGGAGTATTGAGGCGCCAGAGAAAATTGATTTTGCGATTTATTACGGCATTTCGGGTAATACGCGAGCGTATTGGGATATTCAGAATGCGCGCGAAGAGATCGGGTATGATCCCGTGGATAATGCCGAAGATTATGTTTAG